One Lutra lutra chromosome 7, mLutLut1.2, whole genome shotgun sequence DNA window includes the following coding sequences:
- the GREM1 gene encoding gremlin-1, translating into MPRTRCALRGPGDPVCSESRTLCLADPAPSRGGSGRGRTPRPASRAQAPETRSTDSMSRTAYTVGALLLLLGTLLPTAEGKKKGSQGAIPPPDKAQHNDSEQTQSPQQPGSRNRGRGQGRGTAMPGEEVLESSQEALHVTERKYLKRDWCKTQPLKQTIHEEGCNSRTIINRFCYGQCNSFYIPRHIRKEEGSFQSCSFCKPKKFTTMMVTLNCPELQPPTKKKRVTRVKQCRCISIDLD; encoded by the exons ATGCCCCGCACTCGGTGCGCCCTCCGCGGACCGGGCGACCCAGTGTGCAGCGAAAGCCGTACTCTCTGTCTGGCTGACCCCGCGCCAAGCCGGGGCGGCTCGGGCCGCGGTCGCACACCGCGCCCCGCGTCGAGAGCGCAGGCCCCGGAGACCCGCAGCACTGACAG CATGAGCCGCACGGCCTACACTGtgggagccctgcttctcctcttggGGACCCTGCTGCCCACCGccgaaggaaagaagaaggggtCCCAAGGTGCCATCCCTCCACCAGACAAGGCCCAGCACAATGACTCCGAGCAGACTCAGTCTCCCCAGCAACCGGGCTCCAGGAATCGGGGGCGTGGCCAAGGCCGTGGCACTGCCATGCCAGGGGAGGAGGTGCTGGAGTCCAGCCAGGAGGCCCTGCACGTGACCGAGCGCAAATACCTGAAGCGAGACTGGTGCAAAACCCAGCCGCTGAAGCAGACGATCCACGAGGAGGGCTGCAACAGCCGTACCATCATCAACCGCTTCTGCTACGGCCAGTGCAACTCCTTCTACATCCCCAGGCACATCCGGAAGGAGGAAGGCTCCTTCCAGTCCTGCTCCTTCTGCAAGCCCAAGAAATTCACCACCATGATGGTCACGCTCAACTGCCCCGAGCTGCAGCCGCCCACCAAGAAGAAGAGGGTCACGCGAGTCAAACAGTGTCGATGCATATCCATCGATTTGGATTAA